A section of the candidate division TA06 bacterium genome encodes:
- a CDS encoding DUF3795 domain-containing protein, protein MRQELFIAPCGMNCLLCLGYQREKNHCPGCNAPVGNLTKGRAACRIKLCPERLSGKRFCFSCAKFPCPRLKHLDKRYRTKYGMSMIENLQAIEKAGVKAFLQNEKIKWACPKCDSLLCVHRPLCQSCGGKNERYLGKTH, encoded by the coding sequence ATGCGCCAAGAACTCTTCATCGCTCCCTGCGGGATGAACTGCCTGCTCTGCCTGGGTTACCAGCGGGAAAAGAACCACTGCCCGGGCTGCAATGCCCCGGTAGGAAACCTGACCAAGGGCCGGGCGGCCTGCCGGATCAAGCTTTGCCCGGAGCGTCTTTCCGGCAAACGGTTCTGCTTCTCATGCGCCAAGTTCCCCTGCCCCCGGCTAAAGCACTTAGACAAGCGCTACCGGACCAAATACGGGATGAGCATGATAGAGAACCTGCAGGCCATAGAAAAGGCCGGGGTCAAGGCTTTCCTGCAAAACGAAAAGATCAAATGGGCCTGCCCCAAATGTGATTCCCTGTTGTGCGTGCACCGGCCCCTGTGCCAGTC
- a CDS encoding helix-turn-helix transcriptional regulator has translation MLSFNFAKIFAARGIVKPVPYLIEQGLSPNYATKIAHSRFIRLDLPRLERLCIILNCTPNDLLEWTPSAKNKANPEHPLYPLKREEEKMIKLAQTINSLPIESLDEVQQAVESIKEKKKSAR, from the coding sequence ATGCTATCCTTCAATTTCGCCAAGATCTTCGCCGCCCGGGGCATCGTCAAACCCGTCCCCTATCTTATAGAGCAGGGCCTTTCCCCCAACTACGCCACCAAGATCGCCCACTCCCGCTTCATCCGGCTGGACCTGCCCCGCCTGGAACGGCTCTGCATCATCCTCAACTGCACCCCCAACGACCTGCTGGAATGGACCCCAAGCGCCAAGAACAAGGCCAACCCCGAGCATCCGTTATACCCCCTCAAACGCGAAGAGGAAAAGATGATCAAGCTGGCCCAGACCATCAACTCCCTGCCGATAGAAAGCCTGGATGAGGTCCAGCAGGCGGTGGAGAGTATTAAGGAGAAAAAGAAATCCGCCCGCTAA
- a CDS encoding alpha/beta hydrolase: protein MSKLPAYYPFKSAQAREKYLEYYDQRARQWPVDSEERYVETSYGKTFVRVSGPPNAPALVLLPSANASSLIWFANVKGLSEHFRVYAVDNIYDVGRSINTKPFKRADDFTGWMDELFTGLALGDSVNLMGYSFGGWLSSRYALRHPERLRKLVLVAPPSTIIALPGEWAWRGIISALPHPYFMRRFLVNWLFEDLAKRQDAESRRITDMLITDATMSLKCYKMRMLVPPDVLTDGELREIKVPALFLVGQHEKIYPAAEAVKRLNAVAPQIRTEIIPNASHDLPISQTEVFDKKVIEFLEQ, encoded by the coding sequence ATGTCAAAGCTTCCGGCCTACTACCCCTTCAAGTCCGCCCAGGCCCGGGAAAAGTATCTGGAATACTACGACCAACGGGCCAGGCAATGGCCGGTGGATTCCGAAGAAAGATACGTGGAGACCTCCTACGGCAAAACCTTCGTCCGGGTAAGCGGGCCGCCCAACGCCCCGGCCCTGGTGCTGCTGCCTTCGGCCAACGCCTCCTCGCTGATCTGGTTCGCCAATGTCAAAGGACTGTCGGAACATTTCCGGGTCTATGCGGTGGACAACATTTACGACGTCGGACGCAGCATAAACACCAAACCCTTCAAGCGCGCGGACGATTTCACCGGCTGGATGGACGAGCTGTTCACCGGCCTGGCCCTGGGCGACAGCGTCAATTTGATGGGTTATTCCTTCGGGGGCTGGCTTTCCAGCCGTTACGCCCTGCGCCACCCGGAACGGCTGAGAAAATTAGTGCTGGTCGCCCCTCCCTCCACCATTATAGCACTGCCCGGGGAATGGGCCTGGCGCGGGATCATCTCGGCCCTGCCTCATCCCTATTTCATGCGAAGGTTCCTGGTGAACTGGCTGTTCGAGGACCTGGCCAAGCGGCAGGATGCAGAAAGCCGCCGGATAACAGACATGCTTATAACCGACGCCACGATGAGCCTGAAATGCTATAAGATGAGGATGCTGGTCCCACCCGATGTTTTGACCGACGGGGAATTGCGGGAGATCAAGGTGCCGGCTTTGTTCTTGGTGGGCCAGCACGAGAAGATATATCCCGCCGCCGAGGCCGTGAAGCGTTTGAATGCGGTGGCGCCTCAGATAAGAACGGAGATAATACCCAATGCCAGCCACGACCTGCCGATCTCGCAGACGGAGGTGTTTGATAAGAAGGTGATTGAGTTTTTGGAGCAATAG
- a CDS encoding SPFH domain-containing protein codes for MAKIMEVIEFLDNTGNQMVHRVPEDGSGETKIGSQLVVRESQQAVFFRDGKALDVFGPGRHTLTTMNIPLLINVIKTVFDGKSPFRVEVCFVSTKVFTDLKWGTAEPIPFADEELKMIRLRSHGIYSVRIKDPQLFVNKLVGTQGLYTTEQIDNFLKTIVVSRLTDFLGDTYKSIFQVAQHYDELGTGLKARLQEDFGKYGLEAVDVYINAITPPEEVSAKIDERTGIAALGDMNTYLKYKAANAMGDAAKNESGNAGAGMGLGAGLGMGMMLPGMLQQAMASGQAAPCPKCQTPNMAGAKFCSNCGGTLAVAAAPAMAPCPKCGKPIAAGSKFCPECGEKLS; via the coding sequence ATGGCCAAGATAATGGAAGTCATAGAATTTTTGGATAACACCGGCAACCAGATGGTTCACCGGGTCCCCGAGGACGGCTCGGGCGAAACGAAGATCGGCTCCCAGCTAGTGGTGCGGGAAAGCCAGCAGGCGGTGTTCTTCAGGGACGGCAAGGCCCTGGACGTGTTCGGCCCCGGCCGGCATACATTGACAACAATGAACATCCCGCTTTTGATCAATGTGATCAAGACCGTCTTCGACGGCAAAAGCCCCTTTAGGGTGGAGGTCTGTTTCGTCAGCACAAAAGTCTTCACCGACCTCAAGTGGGGCACGGCCGAGCCCATCCCCTTCGCCGACGAGGAACTGAAGATGATCCGCCTGCGCTCCCACGGCATCTACTCGGTCCGGATCAAGGATCCCCAGCTGTTCGTCAACAAGCTGGTGGGCACCCAGGGGCTTTATACCACCGAGCAGATAGACAATTTTCTAAAGACCATCGTGGTCTCCCGGCTGACCGACTTTTTGGGCGACACCTACAAGTCCATCTTCCAGGTGGCCCAGCATTATGACGAACTGGGCACGGGCTTGAAAGCCAGACTGCAGGAGGATTTCGGCAAGTACGGTCTGGAAGCGGTGGATGTTTACATCAACGCCATCACCCCGCCGGAGGAAGTGTCGGCCAAGATAGACGAGCGCACCGGCATTGCGGCCCTGGGCGATATGAACACCTACCTGAAATACAAGGCGGCCAACGCCATGGGCGACGCGGCCAAGAACGAAAGCGGCAACGCCGGGGCCGGCATGGGCCTGGGCGCGGGTTTGGGGATGGGAATGATGCTGCCGGGAATGCTGCAGCAGGCCATGGCTTCCGGCCAAGCCGCTCCCTGCCCCAAGTGCCAGACCCCGAATATGGCCGGGGCCAAGTTCTGCAGTAACTGCGGGGGAACGCTGGCCGTGGCGGCGGCTCCGGCGATGGCACCCTGCCCCAAATGCGGTAAGCCGATAGCGGCGGGGAGCAAGTTCTGCCCGGAGTGCGGGGAGAAACTTAGTTAG
- a CDS encoding GNAT family N-acetyltransferase encodes MPTIQIRLNEIGDARRFYEILSNPNFTYFSANPKSVEDEENWLRASIKDMANGLQYSYSILCDGEVCGGVGVRINGTRKHIGEIGYFIEEKRWGQGIATEAVRLLEQKCFHELKLSRIEILMQPENAASEKVALKAGYVKEGLMKKVVEDKEHSGTMHDVCLYAKVL; translated from the coding sequence ATGCCCACCATTCAAATACGGCTCAATGAGATCGGGGACGCCCGGCGTTTTTACGAGATACTGAGCAACCCCAATTTCACCTATTTCAGCGCCAATCCAAAATCCGTGGAGGACGAGGAGAACTGGCTGCGGGCCAGCATCAAAGACATGGCCAACGGCCTGCAGTATAGCTACTCCATCCTGTGCGACGGCGAGGTCTGCGGGGGAGTTGGGGTCCGGATCAACGGCACCAGGAAGCACATCGGCGAGATCGGGTATTTCATCGAGGAAAAGCGCTGGGGACAGGGCATCGCCACCGAGGCGGTGCGGCTGTTGGAGCAGAAGTGTTTCCATGAGCTTAAGCTCAGCCGGATAGAGATCCTGATGCAGCCGGAGAACGCCGCCAGCGAAAAGGTGGCGCTTAAGGCCGGGTATGTCAAAGAGGGACTGATGAAAAAGGTGGTGGAGGACAAGGAGCACAGCGGAACGATGCACGATGTGTGTCTGTATGCCAAGGTGCTGTAG
- a CDS encoding cysteine--tRNA ligase gives MAIKLYNTMTRKKEEFIPLKPNQAGIYACGPTVYNYAHIGNLRTYVFEDTLRRMFQYNGFALNHVMNITDVDDKTIRDSRKEGVSLKELTERYTDYFFEDFRSLNIQRPDVVCKATEHIKEMVDLVQRLSDKGYAYKSGDGATYFNIAKFAGYGKLSGISLEGLQAGARVSSDEYEKESLFDFALWKAWDQKDGEVFWDSPFGKGRPGWHIECSAMSTKYLGETFDIHVGAVDLIFPHHENEIAQTEAATGKPWVRCWMHAEHLLVDGGKMSKSLNNFFRVMDLKEKGYDPLAYRYFCFTGHYRSQLNFTWESLTAAQRALENLRTEIAKLRADPTLNPSPRGEGGGEVSFKQRFLEAINDDLNLPQALAVLWDTVKSPDLSPAQKLALIGDYDRVLGLNLLDSKKDSGLPAEVENLLQKRKEARAAKDWAGSDAIRGQILALGYVVEDGKGGQTVREKKFGE, from the coding sequence ATGGCCATCAAGCTTTACAACACCATGACCCGGAAAAAAGAGGAATTCATCCCCTTAAAGCCCAACCAGGCCGGAATCTATGCCTGCGGGCCCACCGTCTACAACTACGCCCACATCGGCAACCTGCGGACCTACGTGTTCGAGGACACTTTGCGCCGGATGTTCCAATACAACGGCTTTGCGCTCAACCACGTGATGAACATCACCGATGTGGACGACAAGACCATCCGCGACTCCCGGAAAGAGGGCGTCAGCCTGAAGGAGTTGACGGAAAGATACACTGATTATTTCTTCGAGGATTTCAGGTCGCTGAACATCCAGCGGCCCGACGTCGTTTGCAAGGCCACCGAGCACATAAAGGAAATGGTGGACCTGGTGCAGCGGCTGTCCGACAAGGGATACGCCTACAAAAGCGGGGACGGGGCCACCTACTTCAACATCGCCAAGTTTGCCGGCTACGGGAAACTTTCGGGCATCAGCCTGGAGGGACTCCAGGCCGGGGCCCGGGTGTCCAGCGACGAGTACGAGAAGGAGAGCCTTTTCGACTTTGCCCTTTGGAAGGCCTGGGACCAGAAGGACGGCGAGGTCTTCTGGGACTCGCCCTTCGGCAAGGGCCGTCCCGGATGGCACATCGAGTGCTCGGCCATGAGCACCAAGTACCTGGGCGAGACCTTTGACATCCATGTAGGGGCGGTAGACCTGATCTTTCCCCACCACGAGAACGAGATCGCCCAGACCGAGGCGGCCACCGGCAAGCCCTGGGTGCGGTGCTGGATGCACGCCGAGCACCTTTTGGTGGACGGGGGCAAGATGTCCAAATCGCTGAACAACTTTTTCCGGGTGATGGACCTTAAGGAAAAGGGATACGATCCCCTGGCTTACCGCTATTTCTGCTTTACCGGGCACTACCGCTCGCAATTGAACTTCACCTGGGAATCACTGACCGCGGCCCAGCGGGCGCTGGAGAATCTGAGAACTGAGATAGCTAAGCTAAGGGCGGACCCCACCCTTAATCCCTCCCCTCGAGGGGAGGGCGGGGGAGAGGTTTCCTTCAAGCAAAGATTCTTGGAGGCCATCAACGACGACCTGAACCTGCCCCAGGCTTTGGCGGTCTTATGGGACACGGTGAAGTCCCCGGATCTCAGTCCCGCCCAAAAACTGGCGCTGATCGGCGATTACGACCGGGTGCTGGGCCTGAACCTGTTGGACAGCAAGAAAGACTCGGGTCTTCCCGCGGAGGTGGAAAACCTCCTGCAGAAGCGCAAAGAGGCCCGGGCCGCCAAGGACTGGGCCGGCTCGGACGCCATCAGGGGACAGATCCTGGCCCTGGGCTACGTGGTGGAGGACGGCAAGGGCGGGCAGACGGTAAGGGAGAAGAAGTTCGGGGAGTGA
- a CDS encoding YebC/PmpR family DNA-binding transcriptional regulator: MSGHSKWATIKRKKAGIDAARGQAFTRLIKEITIAARNGGGDPNMNPRLRTAILAAKGANMPADNIDRAIKKGTGELEGVVYEEVTYEGYGPNGVAVMLDTVTDNKNRTASELRHLLAKNGGNMGSQGCVSWMFETKGLISVDSSVTDEDTLMSIALDAGADDVRPEEGSFEILTTPAAFEAVKKALEDKKIPVISAEVTKLPQNTVQLDFSQATTMMKLMDALEEFDDTQKVYSNFDIPADVMAKLDK, from the coding sequence ATGTCCGGACATTCCAAATGGGCCACTATCAAGCGCAAAAAGGCCGGCATTGACGCCGCCCGTGGGCAGGCCTTTACCCGGCTGATCAAGGAAATAACCATCGCCGCCCGCAACGGCGGCGGAGATCCCAACATGAACCCCCGCCTGCGCACCGCCATCCTGGCCGCCAAGGGCGCCAACATGCCGGCCGACAACATCGACCGGGCCATCAAAAAGGGCACCGGCGAGCTGGAGGGAGTGGTCTACGAAGAGGTGACCTACGAAGGCTACGGCCCCAACGGGGTGGCGGTGATGCTGGACACGGTCACCGACAACAAGAACCGCACCGCTTCGGAACTGCGCCATCTGCTGGCCAAGAACGGCGGCAACATGGGCTCCCAGGGCTGTGTGTCCTGGATGTTCGAAACCAAGGGGCTGATCTCGGTGGATTCCTCGGTTACCGACGAGGATACCCTGATGTCGATAGCCCTGGACGCCGGGGCCGATGATGTCCGGCCCGAGGAAGGTTCGTTCGAGATCCTGACCACCCCGGCCGCCTTTGAAGCGGTCAAAAAGGCCCTGGAGGACAAGAAGATCCCGGTGATCTCGGCCGAGGTCACCAAGCTGCCCCAGAACACGGTCCAGCTGGACTTCAGCCAGGCCACCACCATGATGAAGCTGATGGACGCGCTGGAGGAATTCGACGACACCCAGAAGGTCTACAGCAACTTTGACATCCCGGCCGACGTGATGGCCAAGCTGGATAAGTAA
- the ruvC gene encoding crossover junction endodeoxyribonuclease RuvC yields the protein MVILGIDPGSHKTGYGLIECGGSQSKVIALGCLKARPGASLSARLLTIHQGLSGIIQKYRPQEAAVEATFYGKNVHSALVMGHARGVCLLAVEQSGCRLFEYSPLEVKKAVVGQGRAGKGQVGFMVRALLGLKVNPQEDEADALAVAMCHIQRRQFAAKVKAVAKV from the coding sequence ATGGTGATCCTCGGCATAGATCCCGGAAGCCATAAAACTGGGTACGGCCTGATAGAATGCGGCGGTAGCCAAAGCAAGGTAATAGCCCTCGGGTGCCTAAAGGCACGGCCGGGGGCTTCCCTTTCGGCCCGCCTGCTGACCATCCACCAGGGATTGAGCGGGATCATCCAAAAATACCGGCCCCAGGAAGCGGCGGTGGAGGCCACCTTTTACGGCAAGAACGTCCATAGCGCGCTGGTGATGGGCCACGCCAGGGGCGTCTGCCTGCTGGCGGTGGAACAGTCCGGCTGCAGACTTTTTGAGTATTCTCCGCTGGAGGTCAAGAAGGCCGTGGTGGGGCAGGGCCGGGCCGGAAAGGGCCAGGTGGGCTTCATGGTCCGGGCGCTGCTAGGTTTGAAGGTCAATCCACAGGAGGATGAGGCCGACGCTTTGGCGGTGGCGATGTGCCACATTCAACGCAGGCAATTTGCGGCCAAGGTAAAGGCCGTGGCAAAAGTTTGA